A stretch of Schistocerca americana isolate TAMUIC-IGC-003095 chromosome 3, iqSchAmer2.1, whole genome shotgun sequence DNA encodes these proteins:
- the LOC124605863 gene encoding translation initiation factor IF-2-like, with the protein MAQKLSQSAELLVPRGTLDSKERTARRGADSEDRSRQDSEERRGQDSEERRGQDSEERRGQDSEERRGQDSEERRGQDSEERRGQDSEERRGQDSEERRGQQGKERTARKGEDSKERKGQQGKERTAMKGKDSKERKGQQGKERTARKGQQGKDSKERTARKGQQGKDSKERTARKGQQGKDSKERTARKGQQGKDSKERTARKGQQGKDSKERIARKR; encoded by the coding sequence GTTGGATAGCAAGGAGCGGACAGCGAGGAGAGGAGCGGACAGCGAGGACAGGAGCAGACAGGACAGCGAGGAAAGGAGAGGACAGGACAGCGAGGAAAGGAGAGGACAGGACAGCGAGGAAAGGAGAGGACAGGACAGCGAGGAAAGGAGAGGACAGGACAGCGAGGAAAGGAGAGGACAGGACAGCGAGGAAAGGAGAGGACAGGACAGCGAGGAAAGGAGAGGACAGGACAGCGAGGAAAGGAGAGGACAGCAAGGAAAGGAGAGGACAGCAAGGAAAGGAGAGGAcagcaaggaaaggaaaggacagcaaggaaaggaaaggacagcaatgaaaggaaaggacagcaaggaaaggaaaggacagcaaggaaaggaaaggacagcaAGGAAAGGACAGCAAGGAAAGGACAGCAAGGAAAGGACAGCAAGGAAAGGACAGCAAGGAAAGGACAGCAAGGAAAGGACAGCAAGGAAAGGACAGCAAGGAAAGGACAGCAAGGAAAGGACAGCAAGGAAAGGACAGCAAGGAAAGGACAGCAAGGAAAGGACAGCAAGGAAAGGACAGCAAGGAAAGGACAGCAAGGAAAGGATAGCAAGGAAAAgataa